Proteins found in one Luteimonas chenhongjianii genomic segment:
- the ilvC gene encoding ketol-acid reductoisomerase, whose translation MTSNGKPSIAIVGYGSQGRAHALNLRDSGFDVTVGLRPGGPTDHKARADGFVPRPPADAVAAADLVAVLTPDMVQRQLYADVLAPHMKQGACLLFAHGLNVHFDMIAPRADLDVVLVAPKGPGALVRREYEIGRGVPCIYAVHQDPTGRAEQLALVYATGLGGARANIIRTTFKEETETDLFGEQAVLCGGASSLVQAGFETLVEAGYQPEIAYYEVLHELKLIVDLFYEGGITRMLEFVSETAQYGDYVSGPRIIDASVKARMKEVLSDIQDGTFTRNWVAEHAAGLPNYRRLRQADLDHPIEQVGRALREKMVWLQDASGAAATRPAAQAHTPAEDLRPEAA comes from the coding sequence ATGACCAGCAACGGCAAACCCTCCATCGCCATCGTCGGCTACGGCAGCCAGGGCCGCGCGCATGCGCTGAACCTGCGTGACTCCGGCTTCGACGTCACCGTGGGGCTGCGGCCCGGCGGACCGACCGACCACAAGGCCAGGGCCGACGGCTTCGTTCCGAGACCGCCGGCAGATGCGGTCGCCGCCGCCGACCTGGTCGCCGTGCTCACCCCCGACATGGTGCAGCGGCAGTTGTATGCGGACGTGCTGGCCCCGCACATGAAACAGGGCGCCTGCCTGCTGTTCGCGCACGGCCTCAATGTGCACTTCGACATGATCGCCCCGCGCGCGGACCTGGACGTGGTGCTGGTCGCGCCCAAGGGCCCCGGCGCACTGGTACGCCGCGAATACGAGATCGGCCGCGGCGTACCTTGCATCTATGCCGTGCACCAGGATCCCACTGGCCGGGCCGAGCAGCTGGCACTGGTCTATGCCACGGGCCTTGGCGGCGCGCGCGCCAACATCATCAGGACCACGTTCAAGGAAGAGACCGAGACCGATCTGTTCGGCGAGCAGGCGGTGTTGTGCGGCGGTGCGTCGTCGCTTGTGCAGGCCGGGTTCGAGACGCTGGTCGAGGCCGGCTACCAACCCGAGATCGCGTATTACGAAGTGCTGCACGAACTGAAGCTGATCGTCGACCTGTTCTACGAGGGCGGCATCACCCGGATGCTGGAGTTCGTGTCCGAGACCGCGCAGTACGGCGACTACGTCAGTGGTCCGCGGATCATCGACGCCAGCGTCAAGGCGCGCATGAAGGAGGTGCTGAGCGACATCCAGGACGGCACCTTCACCCGCAACTGGGTCGCCGAGCATGCAGCCGGCCTGCCGAACTACCGGCGCCTGCGGCAGGCGGATCTGGACCATCCGATCGAGCAGGTCGGCCGGGCGCTCCGGGAGAAGATGGTGTGGCTGCAGGACGCGTCCGGCGCTGCTGCGACAAGGCCGGCAGCGCAGGCGCACACCCCCGCCGAAGACCTGCGGCCAGAGGCCGCCTGA
- the ilvG gene encoding acetolactate synthase 2 catalytic subunit, producing MNGARWLVHALEAEGVGTIFGYPGGAIMPFYDALHGAALRHVLVRHEQGAAFAANGFARAGGRVGVCVATSGPGAANLITGIADAMLDSVPMVIITGQVATPLMGTDAFQELDVFGMTLPIVKHSFLVRHVDQLPDVVAEAFRLARSGRPGPVLIDLPKDVQTGDATHLRAHVPGQVDTMPPCADHALHQAAALISQAQRPVVYGGGGIILGDALEAFREFADLTRIPTVLTLRALGALPSAHPANLGMLGMHGTRAANLAVQESDLLIVVGARFDDRATGKLAEFAPLARIVHLDGDGCEVGKLRAADVPVCGDLTTSLSRLGAPCAAQMRGRHAAARSAWCELCAQRRETFAARYDAPGDKVFAPALLKRMSELAPDATVACDVGQHQMWVAQHWRFDHPRKHLTSGALGAMGFGLPAAIGAQIEDPSRRVICVSGDGSFLMNVQELATLKRYGVPVKIILLDNQALGMVRQWQELFFQRRYSEVDLSDNPDFAEVARAFGIQALSVDKAADVESALLALLAADGPALLHVAIDTAANVWPLVPPNHNNAQMLDADEITSLDVGTSVAPVSEPVVTTPSEESSHALPV from the coding sequence ATGAACGGCGCCCGCTGGCTGGTGCACGCGCTGGAAGCCGAGGGGGTCGGGACGATCTTCGGCTATCCGGGCGGCGCGATCATGCCGTTCTACGACGCGCTGCACGGCGCGGCGCTCAGGCACGTGCTGGTTCGCCACGAGCAGGGCGCGGCGTTCGCAGCGAACGGCTTCGCGCGAGCCGGCGGGCGCGTCGGTGTCTGCGTGGCGACCTCCGGCCCGGGCGCCGCGAACCTGATCACCGGCATTGCCGATGCGATGCTCGATTCGGTACCGATGGTGATCATCACCGGCCAGGTGGCAACGCCGCTGATGGGCACGGACGCCTTCCAGGAGCTCGACGTGTTCGGCATGACCCTGCCGATCGTCAAGCACAGCTTTCTCGTGCGCCATGTCGACCAACTGCCCGACGTTGTCGCCGAAGCATTCCGCCTCGCGCGCTCCGGGCGTCCAGGTCCGGTGCTGATCGATCTGCCCAAGGACGTGCAGACCGGCGATGCCACGCACCTGCGCGCGCACGTGCCCGGGCAGGTGGACACGATGCCGCCCTGCGCGGACCACGCCCTGCATCAGGCCGCCGCGCTGATCTCCCAGGCTCAGCGGCCGGTGGTCTACGGCGGCGGCGGCATCATCCTGGGCGATGCGCTGGAGGCATTCCGCGAGTTCGCCGATCTGACCCGGATCCCGACCGTGCTGACGCTGCGCGCACTGGGCGCGCTCCCGTCGGCGCATCCGGCGAATCTGGGCATGCTGGGCATGCACGGCACACGCGCGGCGAACCTGGCGGTGCAGGAATCGGATCTGCTGATCGTCGTCGGGGCGCGCTTCGACGATCGGGCGACCGGCAAGCTGGCCGAATTCGCACCGCTGGCGCGCATCGTGCATCTGGATGGCGACGGCTGCGAGGTCGGCAAGCTGCGCGCGGCGGATGTGCCGGTGTGCGGCGACCTGACGACGAGCCTGTCGCGCCTGGGCGCACCTTGCGCGGCGCAGATGCGGGGCCGGCACGCCGCGGCGCGCAGCGCGTGGTGCGAGCTGTGCGCGCAGCGCCGCGAAACCTTCGCCGCGCGCTACGACGCGCCGGGCGACAAGGTCTTTGCCCCGGCGCTGCTCAAGCGCATGAGCGAGCTGGCACCCGACGCGACCGTCGCCTGCGATGTCGGCCAGCACCAGATGTGGGTCGCGCAGCACTGGCGCTTCGACCATCCGCGCAAACACCTCACCAGCGGCGCGCTCGGCGCGATGGGCTTCGGCCTGCCGGCTGCGATCGGCGCGCAGATCGAAGACCCGTCGCGGCGCGTGATCTGCGTCAGCGGCGACGGTTCGTTCCTGATGAACGTGCAGGAGCTGGCCACGCTGAAGCGTTACGGCGTGCCGGTGAAGATCATCCTGCTCGACAACCAGGCGCTGGGCATGGTGCGCCAGTGGCAGGAGCTGTTCTTCCAGCGCCGCTATTCGGAAGTGGACCTGTCCGACAACCCGGACTTTGCCGAGGTCGCGCGCGCATTCGGCATCCAGGCGCTCTCGGTAGACAAGGCTGCCGATGTCGAGTCCGCACTGCTCGCGTTGCTTGCAGCCGACGGCCCGGCCCTGCTGCACGTCGCCATCGACACCGCCGCCAACGTCTGGCCGCTGGTACCGCCCAACCACAACAACGCGCAGATGCTCGATGCCGACGAAATCACTTCGCTCGATGTCGGCACATCCGTCGCGCCTGTATCCGAACCCGTAGTCACCACGCCATCCGAGGAGTCGAGCCATGCATTACCAGTGTGA
- a CDS encoding ACT domain-containing protein, which translates to MHYQCEMTLRRAEGALVRVLGTTERRGFRPVSFEGDTHGHSEHWKLRMTVEGDRPAGSLQGQLAKLYDCVSVEVSQCR; encoded by the coding sequence ATGCATTACCAGTGTGAGATGACCCTGCGCCGCGCCGAAGGCGCGCTGGTGCGCGTGCTCGGCACGACCGAGCGCCGCGGCTTCCGCCCGGTCTCGTTCGAGGGCGACACGCACGGTCACAGCGAGCACTGGAAGCTGCGCATGACCGTCGAGGGCGACCGCCCCGCGGGCAGCTTGCAGGGCCAGCTGGCCAAGCTCTACGACTGCGTCTCGGTGGAGGTGTCGCAGTGTCGTTGA
- a CDS encoding aminotransferase class IV, which yields MSLNATAEAAQAPPPSIAEPAVPARPQVWFDGVLCDIDALQAGLTTHAMHYGSGVFEGIRSYATADGAAVFRLPEHMARMREGAALLGMRFDPAQATDAVLATLRANRHRDAYIRPLTWFGEGGFGLDVEGHAEHLMVATTSTRVHLGGTRARLGISTWRRNPADSLPPLKLCGAYVNSILAKRESRSRGFDEALFTDADGFVVECTGANVFIVRAGRVTAVQHRDALPGITRDTLIRLSGAESRTVTLEELFDADEVFACGTAAEVAPVHGVEGRSYGDNPVTRELAALYARVVRGEAEAARGWLTAV from the coding sequence GTGTCGTTGAACGCCACTGCCGAAGCTGCGCAGGCGCCGCCGCCATCGATCGCGGAGCCGGCGGTACCCGCGCGTCCACAGGTCTGGTTCGACGGCGTGCTGTGCGATATCGATGCGCTGCAGGCCGGCCTGACCACGCATGCGATGCACTACGGCAGCGGCGTGTTCGAAGGCATCCGCAGCTACGCGACCGCCGATGGCGCCGCGGTGTTCCGCCTGCCCGAGCACATGGCGCGCATGCGCGAAGGCGCGGCGCTGCTGGGCATGCGCTTCGATCCCGCGCAGGCCACCGACGCGGTACTGGCAACGCTGCGCGCCAACCGGCATCGCGATGCGTATATCCGCCCGTTGACGTGGTTCGGCGAAGGCGGCTTCGGCCTGGATGTCGAGGGCCACGCCGAACACCTGATGGTCGCGACCACCTCGACCCGGGTGCACCTTGGCGGCACCCGCGCGCGACTGGGCATCAGCACGTGGCGGCGCAATCCCGCCGACTCGCTGCCGCCGCTGAAGCTGTGCGGCGCCTACGTCAACTCCATCCTGGCCAAGCGCGAGAGCAGGTCGCGTGGATTCGACGAGGCGCTGTTCACCGATGCCGACGGCTTCGTCGTCGAATGCACGGGCGCCAACGTCTTCATCGTCAGGGCAGGCCGCGTCACCGCGGTCCAGCACCGCGACGCGCTGCCCGGCATCACCCGCGACACCCTCATCCGCCTGAGCGGCGCGGAGTCGCGCACAGTCACCCTCGAGGAGCTGTTCGACGCCGACGAAGTGTTCGCCTGTGGCACCGCCGCCGAAGTCGCGCCGGTGCACGGCGTCGAAGGTCGCAGCTATGGCGACAACCCGGTGACCCGCGAACTGGCCGCGTTGTATGCGCGCGTCGTACGCGGTGAAGCCGAGGCTGCGCGCGGCTGGCTGACGGCGGTCTGA
- a CDS encoding 2-isopropylmalate synthase, which produces MTASDTIRIFDTTLRDGEQSPGCSMTPQQKVVMARALDALGVDIIETGFPASSESDREAARLIAREVRRPTLAVLSRCLPADIEASARVLDGTANPRLHVFISTSPLHREHKLRMSRQQVLDMTAASVAHARRLIGDVEFSAEDATRTEDDFLGEVIGVAIANGATTINVPDTLGYATPEETRALFARLIGTIPGAREVIFSAHCHNDLGLAVANSLAAIEGGARQVECTVNGIGERAGNCAVEELAMALKVRNAFYNLDTRIDTRRLVPTSQLLRRLTGMAIQRNKAIVGENAFAHESGIHQHGMLRHRGTYEIMNPADVGWPDSKLVLGRHSGRAAVGHRIRALGHTLDEPQLEQVFAAFKALCERQRVVDDNDLEALLHGDVHGRGWRLASMTVSDRGQRASAQVELSDPEGGKVTESALGDGPVDALFAALAAATGVELALESYQVHSVGVGRDARGEASVSLRHGDDVHEGSGTSRDIIEASALAWLDVANRILHRPRAAAPQAAHA; this is translated from the coding sequence ATGACCGCTTCCGACACCATCCGGATTTTCGACACCACCCTGCGCGACGGCGAACAGTCGCCCGGCTGCAGCATGACGCCGCAGCAGAAGGTGGTGATGGCGCGTGCGCTTGACGCCCTGGGCGTCGACATCATCGAGACCGGCTTTCCCGCCAGTTCCGAATCCGATCGCGAGGCCGCACGCCTGATCGCGCGCGAGGTTCGCCGGCCGACACTGGCGGTCCTGTCGCGTTGCCTGCCGGCCGACATCGAAGCGTCGGCGCGGGTACTGGACGGCACCGCGAATCCACGCCTGCACGTCTTCATCTCGACCAGCCCGCTGCACCGCGAGCACAAGCTGCGCATGAGCCGTCAGCAGGTGCTGGACATGACCGCGGCGAGCGTGGCCCATGCACGGCGCCTGATCGGCGATGTCGAGTTCTCGGCCGAAGATGCCACCCGCACCGAAGACGACTTCCTGGGCGAGGTGATCGGCGTTGCGATCGCCAACGGTGCCACCACGATCAACGTGCCCGACACGCTGGGTTACGCGACGCCGGAGGAAACCAGGGCACTGTTCGCGCGCCTGATCGGAACGATTCCCGGCGCGCGCGAGGTGATCTTCAGTGCGCATTGCCACAACGATCTGGGTCTGGCGGTCGCCAACTCGCTGGCAGCCATCGAGGGCGGCGCGCGCCAGGTGGAATGCACGGTCAACGGCATCGGCGAGCGTGCCGGCAACTGCGCGGTCGAGGAGCTGGCGATGGCGCTGAAGGTCCGCAACGCGTTCTACAACCTGGACACACGGATCGACACGCGCCGCCTGGTCCCGACCTCGCAGCTGCTGCGTCGCCTGACTGGCATGGCCATCCAGCGCAACAAGGCCATCGTCGGCGAGAACGCGTTCGCGCACGAATCGGGCATCCACCAGCACGGCATGCTGCGCCACCGCGGCACCTACGAAATCATGAATCCGGCCGATGTGGGCTGGCCGGATTCGAAGCTGGTGCTGGGCCGCCACAGTGGCCGCGCCGCGGTAGGCCATCGCATCCGCGCGCTCGGCCACACGCTGGACGAGCCGCAGCTGGAACAGGTCTTCGCCGCGTTCAAGGCGCTGTGCGAGCGCCAGCGCGTGGTCGATGACAACGATCTGGAGGCACTGCTGCACGGCGACGTGCACGGGCGGGGCTGGCGGCTGGCCTCGATGACCGTCAGCGACCGCGGCCAGCGCGCCAGCGCCCAGGTCGAGCTGTCCGATCCGGAAGGCGGCAAGGTCACCGAAAGCGCGCTTGGCGATGGCCCGGTCGATGCGCTGTTCGCCGCACTGGCCGCCGCGACCGGGGTCGAACTGGCCCTGGAAAGCTACCAGGTGCACAGCGTCGGCGTGGGCCGCGATGCGCGCGGCGAGGCCAGTGTCAGCCTGCGCCACGGCGACGACGTCCACGAGGGTTCCGGCACCAGCCGCGACATCATCGAGGCCAGCGCGCTGGCGTGGCTCGATGTCGCGAACCGCATCCTGCACCGTCCGCGCGCCGCGGCGCCGCAGGCCGCGCATGCCTGA
- the leuC gene encoding 3-isopropylmalate dehydratase large subunit, whose protein sequence is MTASTPRTLFDKLWDAHIVTPETEAAPAVLYIDLHLIHEVTSPQAFTELRARGLRPHRPERTKATMDHSTPTLPRDAQGNPRYASDAARAQVEMLAANCAEFAIELFDMDSDQRGIVHVVAPEQGFTLPGMTIVCGDSHTSTHGAFGALAFGIGTSEVGNVLATQCLLQRRPRTMSITIDGALAPGVGAKDVILHAIGVIGVNGGTGHVIEYRGSTIEAMDMEQRMTLCNMSIEAGARAGMVAPDDTTFDWIARTPRGPKGADLDAALARWRQLRSDEGAHFDVEIRINAADIRPTLTWGTHPGTAIGVDVPVPVATDAAEQKGQDYMRVIAGQSLAGMPVDVVFVGSCTNGRLRDMREVAEVLRGQRVAAGVRMLVVPGSEIVKREAEAEGIDRIVRDAGAEWREPGCSMCIAMNGDLVAPGQLAVSTSNRNFEGRQGPGARTLLASPATAAWAAVRGVVADPRERFVDRREVA, encoded by the coding sequence ATGACCGCCAGCACGCCACGCACCCTGTTCGACAAACTGTGGGACGCCCACATCGTGACTCCCGAGACCGAGGCCGCGCCCGCGGTGCTGTACATCGACCTGCACCTGATCCACGAGGTCACCTCGCCGCAGGCCTTCACCGAGCTGCGCGCGCGCGGCCTCAGGCCGCACCGCCCGGAGCGCACCAAGGCGACGATGGACCACTCCACGCCGACGCTCCCCCGCGATGCGCAAGGCAATCCGCGCTACGCAAGCGATGCCGCACGCGCCCAGGTCGAGATGCTCGCGGCGAACTGCGCGGAGTTCGCCATCGAGCTGTTCGACATGGACTCCGACCAGCGCGGCATCGTGCATGTCGTCGCACCCGAGCAGGGCTTCACCCTGCCCGGCATGACCATTGTCTGCGGCGACAGTCACACCTCCACGCACGGCGCGTTCGGCGCGCTGGCGTTCGGCATCGGCACCAGCGAAGTGGGCAACGTGCTGGCGACGCAATGCCTGCTGCAGCGCAGGCCCAGGACCATGTCGATCACCATCGACGGTGCGCTTGCGCCTGGCGTCGGCGCCAAGGACGTGATCCTGCATGCGATCGGAGTCATCGGCGTCAACGGCGGTACCGGCCACGTGATCGAGTACCGCGGCTCCACCATCGAGGCGATGGACATGGAGCAGCGCATGACCCTGTGCAACATGTCGATCGAGGCCGGCGCGCGCGCCGGAATGGTCGCGCCCGACGACACCACGTTCGACTGGATCGCGCGCACCCCGCGCGGGCCAAAGGGCGCCGATCTCGACGCTGCGCTCGCCCGCTGGCGACAGCTGCGCAGCGATGAAGGCGCGCACTTCGATGTGGAGATCCGAATCAATGCCGCGGACATCCGTCCGACGCTCACCTGGGGCACCCACCCGGGTACCGCGATCGGCGTCGACGTGCCGGTGCCGGTCGCAACCGATGCCGCCGAACAGAAAGGCCAGGACTACATGCGCGTCATCGCCGGCCAGTCGCTGGCCGGCATGCCGGTCGACGTGGTGTTCGTCGGCTCCTGCACCAACGGCCGCCTGCGCGACATGCGCGAGGTCGCCGAGGTGCTGCGCGGTCAGCGCGTCGCGGCCGGCGTGCGCATGCTGGTCGTGCCGGGCTCGGAGATCGTCAAGCGCGAGGCCGAGGCCGAAGGCATCGACAGGATCGTCCGCGATGCCGGCGCCGAATGGCGCGAGCCGGGCTGCTCGATGTGCATCGCCATGAACGGCGATCTGGTTGCGCCCGGCCAGCTGGCGGTGAGCACCAGCAACCGCAATTTCGAAGGCCGTCAGGGCCCCGGCGCACGCACGCTGCTGGCCTCGCCGGCGACGGCTGCGTGGGCCGCGGTGCGCGGCGTCGTGGCCGACCCACGCGAACGCTTCGTCGACCGGCGGGAGGTGGCCTGA